Proteins encoded within one genomic window of Oncorhynchus tshawytscha isolate Ot180627B linkage group LG02, Otsh_v2.0, whole genome shotgun sequence:
- the tbc1d20 gene encoding TBC1 domain family member 20 isoform X2, whose product MKRSRSVGASSPLNGIGKQDGDPRRKRKLAEISQALNVMPVDVAVLRRMAISEGGLLTDEIRCKVWPRLLNVPTDILPEKSGMPDEQREGLQEELIDIILRVLGRNTQLHYYQGYHDIVVTFLLVLGERLATALVEKLSTHHLRDFMDPTMDNTKHILNYLMPIIERVNPEVHDFMQQAEVGTIFALSWLITWFGHVLSDFRHVVRLYDFFLACHPLMPIYFAAVIVQYREDEVLDCECDMASVHHLLSQIPQDLPYEMLISRAGDLFVQFPPSELAREAAQQYSQQMAASTFKDFDLTPEQQRPDTVLRRRRRERQALKGAAAGAMVATAQPTTARRFVRLAVMGLTVALGAAALTLVNTALEWAPKLDLHLFP is encoded by the exons ATGAAAAGATCTAGAAGTGTTGGTGCGTCTTCACCTTTGAATGGGATTGGAAAACAAG ATGGGGACCCCCGGAGGAAGAGGAAGTTGGCGGAGATCTCTCAGGCCCTGAACGTGATGCCAGTTGATGTGGCAGTGCTGAGGAGGATGGCCATCAGCGAGGGGGGGCTGCTCACTGATGAGATCCGCTGTAAAGTGTGGCCACGGCTGCTCAACGTGCCCACCGACATCCTGCCTGAGAAATCAG GCATGCCAGACGAGCAGCGTGAGGGCCTCCAGGAGGAGCTGATTGACATCATCCTGCGGGTGCTGGGAAGGAACACTCAGCTGCACTACTACCAGGGCTACCATGACATCGTGGTCACCTTCCTGCTGGTGCTGGGTGAGCGGCTTGCTACCGCTCTGGTGGAGAAACTCTCCACGCACCACCTGAg GGACTTTATGGACCCCACCATGGACAACACTAAACACATCCTTAACTATCTGATGCCAATCATCGAGAGGGTCAATCCAGAGGTGCATGACTTCATGCAGCA GGCGGAGGTGGGCACCATCTTTGCCCTTAGCTGGCTCATCACCTGGTTTGGCCATGTCCTGTCAGATTTCCGACACGTTGTGCGGTTGTATGACTTCTTCCTGGCCTGCCATCCCCTGAtgccaatctactttgctgctgtG ATTGTGCAGTACCGGGAGGATGAGGTGTTGGACTGTGAGTGTGACATGGCGTCGGTGCACCATCTCCTGTCCCAGATCCCCCAGGACCTGCCCTACGAGATGCTCATCAGCCGCGCAGGAGACCTTTTTGTCCAGTTCCCCCCCTCCGAGCTGGCCAGGGAGGCTGCCCAGCAGTACAGTCAACA GATGGCAGCCTCCACCTTTAAAGACTTTGATCTGACCCCGGAGCAGCAGCGGCCGGACACGGTGCTGCGGAGGCggcggagagagaggcaggcactGAAGGGAGCTGCTGCAGGTGCTATGGTGGCGACCGCCCAACCCACCACGGCTCGGCGCTTCGTCCGACTGGCCGTCATGGGGCTCACTGTGGCCCTGGGGGCAGCCGCCCTAACCCTGGTCAACACGGCCCTAGAGTGGGCGCCCAAACTGGACCTACACCTCTTCCcctga
- the tbc1d20 gene encoding TBC1 domain family member 20 isoform X1 has protein sequence MKRSRSVGASSPLNGIGKQDGDPRRKRKLAEISQALNVMPVDVAVLRRMAISEGGLLTDEIRCKVWPRLLNVPTDILPEKSEEVERENNRDYNQVLLDVQRSLRRFPPGMPDEQREGLQEELIDIILRVLGRNTQLHYYQGYHDIVVTFLLVLGERLATALVEKLSTHHLRDFMDPTMDNTKHILNYLMPIIERVNPEVHDFMQQAEVGTIFALSWLITWFGHVLSDFRHVVRLYDFFLACHPLMPIYFAAVIVQYREDEVLDCECDMASVHHLLSQIPQDLPYEMLISRAGDLFVQFPPSELAREAAQQYSQQMAASTFKDFDLTPEQQRPDTVLRRRRRERQALKGAAAGAMVATAQPTTARRFVRLAVMGLTVALGAAALTLVNTALEWAPKLDLHLFP, from the exons ATGAAAAGATCTAGAAGTGTTGGTGCGTCTTCACCTTTGAATGGGATTGGAAAACAAG ATGGGGACCCCCGGAGGAAGAGGAAGTTGGCGGAGATCTCTCAGGCCCTGAACGTGATGCCAGTTGATGTGGCAGTGCTGAGGAGGATGGCCATCAGCGAGGGGGGGCTGCTCACTGATGAGATCCGCTGTAAAGTGTGGCCACGGCTGCTCAACGTGCCCACCGACATCCTGCCTGAGAAATCAG agGAAGTAGAGCGGGAGAATAATAGGGACTATAACCAGGTGCTGTTGGATGTCCAGCGTTCCCTGCGAAGATTCCCTCCTG GCATGCCAGACGAGCAGCGTGAGGGCCTCCAGGAGGAGCTGATTGACATCATCCTGCGGGTGCTGGGAAGGAACACTCAGCTGCACTACTACCAGGGCTACCATGACATCGTGGTCACCTTCCTGCTGGTGCTGGGTGAGCGGCTTGCTACCGCTCTGGTGGAGAAACTCTCCACGCACCACCTGAg GGACTTTATGGACCCCACCATGGACAACACTAAACACATCCTTAACTATCTGATGCCAATCATCGAGAGGGTCAATCCAGAGGTGCATGACTTCATGCAGCA GGCGGAGGTGGGCACCATCTTTGCCCTTAGCTGGCTCATCACCTGGTTTGGCCATGTCCTGTCAGATTTCCGACACGTTGTGCGGTTGTATGACTTCTTCCTGGCCTGCCATCCCCTGAtgccaatctactttgctgctgtG ATTGTGCAGTACCGGGAGGATGAGGTGTTGGACTGTGAGTGTGACATGGCGTCGGTGCACCATCTCCTGTCCCAGATCCCCCAGGACCTGCCCTACGAGATGCTCATCAGCCGCGCAGGAGACCTTTTTGTCCAGTTCCCCCCCTCCGAGCTGGCCAGGGAGGCTGCCCAGCAGTACAGTCAACA GATGGCAGCCTCCACCTTTAAAGACTTTGATCTGACCCCGGAGCAGCAGCGGCCGGACACGGTGCTGCGGAGGCggcggagagagaggcaggcactGAAGGGAGCTGCTGCAGGTGCTATGGTGGCGACCGCCCAACCCACCACGGCTCGGCGCTTCGTCCGACTGGCCGTCATGGGGCTCACTGTGGCCCTGGGGGCAGCCGCCCTAACCCTGGTCAACACGGCCCTAGAGTGGGCGCCCAAACTGGACCTACACCTCTTCCcctga
- the rbck1 gene encoding ranBP-type and C3HC4-type zinc finger-containing protein 1 isoform X2, with translation MTSPEVFTSNLVEAEELAQLLSEAISCGDKEEAKRCSEQLAELCVPVSVMISRKAYSQDSIRLKVGVGDAQSENYIPVTLLVTLDMTISDLKEKINTDYGFHPSLQSWVIGKRLARDSKTLYSHGVRKNGDQAYLYIKSAQAANLSREQVNQEEEHRRLDSIIESLSPLLARGATGPTPPPKTKQPAPPPLQPKPPVGWSCSVCTYANKPTRPGCEMCGSERPEDYKVPEVYQPDEQEIQRLQLEEMANLQYQQALDEERERNFLSLVETDAHSLVPNTEELDCPICLCSIPPGEGATLRECLHVFCRECLKGTIVNSMDPEVTCPYGDEDYSCDRKLQDREIQSLLSQEEHQKLLELRLSIAETRSENSYHCKTPDCAGWCIFEDEVNEFICELCKETNCLLCKAIHKDMNCKEYQDDLRIRAENDVAAKQTTQMLESLLQNGEAMHCPKCKVIVQKKDGCDWICCLMCKTEICWVTKQARWGPNGSGDNSGGCGCRFNGARCHPNCQNCH, from the exons ATGACTTCTCCTGAGGTCTTCACAAGCAACTTAGTAGAGG CGGAGGAGCTAGCCCAGTTGTTGAGTGAGGCCATCAGCTGTGGTGACAAAGAGGAAGCCAAAAGGTGTTCAGAGCAGCTGGCAGAGTTGTGTGTACCAGTATCTGTCATGATCTCCCGCAAGGCTTACTCCCAAGACTCTATTCG GTTGAAGGTGGGAGTCGGGGATGCACAGTCAGAAAACTATATTCCGGTTACTTTGTTGGTAACACTTGACATGACCATTTCAGATCTGAAagaaaag ATCAATACTGACTATGGATTTCATCCATCTCTGCAAAGCTGGGTGATCGGTAAGCGTCTGGCACGGGACTCTAAAACTCTGTACAGCCATGGGGTAAGGAAGAATGGAGACCAAGCCTACCTGTACATCAAGTCTGCCCAGGCTGCCAACCTCAGCCGGGAGCAAGTGAACCAGGAGGAGGAGCACCGTCGGCTAGACA GTATCATTGAGTCATTGAGTCCTCTACTGGCCAGAGGAGCAACTGGACCAACCCCACCTCCCAAAACTAAACAACCAGCACCTCCTCCTCTGCAACCAAAGCCTCCG GTGGGTTGGTCATGCTCTGTGTGCACCTATGCTAACAAGCCAACGAGGCCGGGCTGTGAGATGTGTGGGTCTGAAAGACCAGAAGATTATAAAGTACCTGAGGTTTACCAGCCTGATGAGCAGGAGATCCAGAGACTCCAGCTAGAGGAGATGGCCAATCTACAGTACCAGCAG GCATTGGATGAAGAGCGGGAGAGGAATTTCTTGAGTCTGGTGGAAACAGACGCCCACAGCCTCGTCCCCAACACAGAGGAGCTGGACTGTCCTATTTGCCTCTGCTCCATTCCTCCAGGGGAGGGAGCCACACTGCGGGAGTGCCTGCATGTTTTCTGCAG GGAGTGTCTTAAAGGAACCATAGTGAATAGCATGGATCCAGAGGTGACCTGCCCTTATGGGGATGAAGACTACAGCTGTGATAGAAAGCTGCAGGACAGGGAGATCCAATCT CTTCTCTCTCAGGAGGAGCACCAGAAGCTTCTAGAACTGAGGCTCAGTATTGCTGAGACGCGGAGTGAGAACAGCTACCACTGCAAAACCCCCGACTGCGCTGGCTGGTGCATCTTTGAGGACGAAGTCAATGAGTTTATTTGTGAGCTCTGCAAAGAGACCAACTGCCTCCTCTGCAAG GCCATCCACAAAGACATGAACTGCAAGGAGTATCAAGATGATCTCCGGATCAGAGCTGAGAATGACGTGGCTGCAAAACAGACCACACAGATGCTGGAG TCCTTACTGCAGAACGGGGAGGCCATGCACTGTCCTAAGTGTAAGGTCATAGTTCAGAAGAAGGACGGCTGTGATTGGATCTGCTGCCTGATGTGTAAGACGGAGATCTGCTGGGTCACCAAGCAGGCTCGCTGGGGACCAAAC GGTTCTGGGGACAACTCAGGAGGCTGTGGATGTCGATTCAATGGGGCGCGTTGCCACCCTAACTGCCAGAACTGCCACTGA
- the rbck1 gene encoding ranBP-type and C3HC4-type zinc finger-containing protein 1 isoform X1: MGLTMTSPEVFTSNLVEAEELAQLLSEAISCGDKEEAKRCSEQLAELCVPVSVMISRKAYSQDSIRLKVGVGDAQSENYIPVTLLVTLDMTISDLKEKINTDYGFHPSLQSWVIGKRLARDSKTLYSHGVRKNGDQAYLYIKSAQAANLSREQVNQEEEHRRLDSIIESLSPLLARGATGPTPPPKTKQPAPPPLQPKPPVGWSCSVCTYANKPTRPGCEMCGSERPEDYKVPEVYQPDEQEIQRLQLEEMANLQYQQALDEERERNFLSLVETDAHSLVPNTEELDCPICLCSIPPGEGATLRECLHVFCRECLKGTIVNSMDPEVTCPYGDEDYSCDRKLQDREIQSLLSQEEHQKLLELRLSIAETRSENSYHCKTPDCAGWCIFEDEVNEFICELCKETNCLLCKAIHKDMNCKEYQDDLRIRAENDVAAKQTTQMLESLLQNGEAMHCPKCKVIVQKKDGCDWICCLMCKTEICWVTKQARWGPNGSGDNSGGCGCRFNGARCHPNCQNCH; the protein is encoded by the exons ATGG GTCTAACTATGACTTCTCCTGAGGTCTTCACAAGCAACTTAGTAGAGG CGGAGGAGCTAGCCCAGTTGTTGAGTGAGGCCATCAGCTGTGGTGACAAAGAGGAAGCCAAAAGGTGTTCAGAGCAGCTGGCAGAGTTGTGTGTACCAGTATCTGTCATGATCTCCCGCAAGGCTTACTCCCAAGACTCTATTCG GTTGAAGGTGGGAGTCGGGGATGCACAGTCAGAAAACTATATTCCGGTTACTTTGTTGGTAACACTTGACATGACCATTTCAGATCTGAAagaaaag ATCAATACTGACTATGGATTTCATCCATCTCTGCAAAGCTGGGTGATCGGTAAGCGTCTGGCACGGGACTCTAAAACTCTGTACAGCCATGGGGTAAGGAAGAATGGAGACCAAGCCTACCTGTACATCAAGTCTGCCCAGGCTGCCAACCTCAGCCGGGAGCAAGTGAACCAGGAGGAGGAGCACCGTCGGCTAGACA GTATCATTGAGTCATTGAGTCCTCTACTGGCCAGAGGAGCAACTGGACCAACCCCACCTCCCAAAACTAAACAACCAGCACCTCCTCCTCTGCAACCAAAGCCTCCG GTGGGTTGGTCATGCTCTGTGTGCACCTATGCTAACAAGCCAACGAGGCCGGGCTGTGAGATGTGTGGGTCTGAAAGACCAGAAGATTATAAAGTACCTGAGGTTTACCAGCCTGATGAGCAGGAGATCCAGAGACTCCAGCTAGAGGAGATGGCCAATCTACAGTACCAGCAG GCATTGGATGAAGAGCGGGAGAGGAATTTCTTGAGTCTGGTGGAAACAGACGCCCACAGCCTCGTCCCCAACACAGAGGAGCTGGACTGTCCTATTTGCCTCTGCTCCATTCCTCCAGGGGAGGGAGCCACACTGCGGGAGTGCCTGCATGTTTTCTGCAG GGAGTGTCTTAAAGGAACCATAGTGAATAGCATGGATCCAGAGGTGACCTGCCCTTATGGGGATGAAGACTACAGCTGTGATAGAAAGCTGCAGGACAGGGAGATCCAATCT CTTCTCTCTCAGGAGGAGCACCAGAAGCTTCTAGAACTGAGGCTCAGTATTGCTGAGACGCGGAGTGAGAACAGCTACCACTGCAAAACCCCCGACTGCGCTGGCTGGTGCATCTTTGAGGACGAAGTCAATGAGTTTATTTGTGAGCTCTGCAAAGAGACCAACTGCCTCCTCTGCAAG GCCATCCACAAAGACATGAACTGCAAGGAGTATCAAGATGATCTCCGGATCAGAGCTGAGAATGACGTGGCTGCAAAACAGACCACACAGATGCTGGAG TCCTTACTGCAGAACGGGGAGGCCATGCACTGTCCTAAGTGTAAGGTCATAGTTCAGAAGAAGGACGGCTGTGATTGGATCTGCTGCCTGATGTGTAAGACGGAGATCTGCTGGGTCACCAAGCAGGCTCGCTGGGGACCAAAC GGTTCTGGGGACAACTCAGGAGGCTGTGGATGTCGATTCAATGGGGCGCGTTGCCACCCTAACTGCCAGAACTGCCACTGA
- the LOC112215722 gene encoding repressor of RNA polymerase III transcription MAF1 homolog isoform X1, which translates to MKLLENSSFEAINTRLTIEMGDCQIIGRIESYSCKMAGEDKQMFKQFCQEGLPHVLEALSPPQSSGISPNKLSQSQSGDEGEGPLSDKCSRKTLFYLIATLNESFRPDYDFSRTKSHDFSREPSINWVFNAVNSSLSAAAGEEYSRLQPQLWEAIDTEICLSECDIYSYNPDLDSDPYGEEGNMWSFNYFFYNTRLKRIVFFTCRSVSLFMAPRDSGIGNELDLELDEDCYDENMDEESRYGALCAQ; encoded by the exons ATGAAACTCCTGGAAAATTCAAGTTTTGAAGCCATAAACACCAGACTCACCATTGAAATGGGGGACTGTCAGATAATAGGAAG GATCGAAAGCTACTCTTGCAAGATGGCAGGTGAGGACAAGCAGATGTTCAAACAGTTCTGCCAGGAGGGACTGCCTCATGTCCTGGAAGCCCTGTCCCCTCCACAGTCCTCAGGAATCAGCCCCAACAA GTTGAGCCAGAGTCAGAGTGGAGACGAGGGAGAGGGGCCTCTCTCTGACAAGTGCAGCAGGAAGACCCTCTTCTACCTGATTGCCACCCTCAACGAATCCTTCCGCCCCGACTATGACTTCAGCCGCACCAAGAGCCACGACTTCAGCAGAGAGCCCAGCATAAACTGG GTGTTCAACGCGGTGAACAGCAGTCTGTCGGCGGCGGCTGGGGAGGAGTACAGTCGGCTACAGCCCCAGCTGTGGGAGGCCATTGACACAGAGATCTGCCTGTCGGAGTGTGACATCTACAG CTACAACCCAGACCTGGACTCTGACCCGTACGGAGAGGAGGGCAACATGTGGTCCTTCAACTACTTCTTCTACAACACAAGGCTGAAGAGGATCGTCTTCTTCACATGCCGCTCGGTCAG TTTATTCATGGCCCCACGGGACTCTGGCATTGGCAACGAACTGGACCTGGAGCTGGATGAAGATTGTTATGATGAGAACATGGatgaagagag TAGGTATGGTGCCCTGTGTGCCCAGTGA
- the LOC112215722 gene encoding repressor of RNA polymerase III transcription MAF1 homolog isoform X2 yields MKLLENSSFEAINTRLTIEMGDCQIIGRIESYSCKMAGEDKQMFKQFCQEGLPHVLEALSPPQSSGISPNKLSQSQSGDEGEGPLSDKCSRKTLFYLIATLNESFRPDYDFSRTKSHDFSREPSINWVFNAVNSSLSAAAGEEYSRLQPQLWEAIDTEICLSECDIYSYNPDLDSDPYGEEGNMWSFNYFFYNTRLKRIVFFTCRSVSLFMAPRDSGIGNELDLELDEDCYDENMDEERYGALCAQ; encoded by the exons ATGAAACTCCTGGAAAATTCAAGTTTTGAAGCCATAAACACCAGACTCACCATTGAAATGGGGGACTGTCAGATAATAGGAAG GATCGAAAGCTACTCTTGCAAGATGGCAGGTGAGGACAAGCAGATGTTCAAACAGTTCTGCCAGGAGGGACTGCCTCATGTCCTGGAAGCCCTGTCCCCTCCACAGTCCTCAGGAATCAGCCCCAACAA GTTGAGCCAGAGTCAGAGTGGAGACGAGGGAGAGGGGCCTCTCTCTGACAAGTGCAGCAGGAAGACCCTCTTCTACCTGATTGCCACCCTCAACGAATCCTTCCGCCCCGACTATGACTTCAGCCGCACCAAGAGCCACGACTTCAGCAGAGAGCCCAGCATAAACTGG GTGTTCAACGCGGTGAACAGCAGTCTGTCGGCGGCGGCTGGGGAGGAGTACAGTCGGCTACAGCCCCAGCTGTGGGAGGCCATTGACACAGAGATCTGCCTGTCGGAGTGTGACATCTACAG CTACAACCCAGACCTGGACTCTGACCCGTACGGAGAGGAGGGCAACATGTGGTCCTTCAACTACTTCTTCTACAACACAAGGCTGAAGAGGATCGTCTTCTTCACATGCCGCTCGGTCAG TTTATTCATGGCCCCACGGGACTCTGGCATTGGCAACGAACTGGACCTGGAGCTGGATGAAGATTGTTATGATGAGAACATGGatgaagagag GTATGGTGCCCTGTGTGCCCAGTGA